Part of the Deinococcus multiflagellatus genome, CAGCAGGGTGGTGATCAGAAACAGGGCCTTGAGCCCCAGGGCAAACGCCAGATTCAGCTTGATGTTGGTCATGGTGGCCCGCGAGAGTTCCACCAGCTCCGCCACGCCGCCCACCCGCTCCTGCAGCAGGGCGGCGTCGGCGGTTTCCAGCGCCACGTCGGTGCCGCTGCCCATGGCGATCCCGACGTCACTCTGAGCCAGCGCGGGCGCGTCGTTGATGCCGTCGCCCACCATCGCCACCCCGCCCTGGGCCCGCAGGGCCGCGATCTGGCGCAGTTTGTCGTCTGGCAGCAGTTCGGCCTGCACGCTCAGGCCCAGGTCCTGGGCAATGGCCTGGGCGGTGCGGGCATTGTCGCCGGTCAGCATCACGGTGTTCAGGCCCAGCGCCCGCAACTGCGCCAGGGCGGCGCGGGCGTCGGGCCGGGGTTCGTCGCGCATGGCCAGCAGGCCCAGGGGCGTTGCGCCGTCCAGCAGCACAGTAACGGTGCGCCCCTGCTCTTCCAGGGCCGTGACGGTGCGCTGCACCTCTGGGGCCAGCGTCCCCACGCTGAGCGCGTGGCGGGGCGCCACCACGCCCAGCGCGCGGCCCTCCACGGTGGCCACGGCGCCCCGGCCGGGGAGGGCCTGGGCGGCGGTGGCGGGCGCGGGGGCAAGCCCGGCCTGCTGCGCCGCCTGCGTGATGGCCCTCGCCAGGGGGTGGCTGCTGCCCGATTCAACCGAGGCCGCCAGACGCAGCACCTCTTCGCGGGGCACGGTCAGGCCCACGACGTCGGTGACCTGGGGGCGTCCGGCAGTCAGGGTGCCGGTTTTGTCGAACGCCACGGTCCTCACCCGGCCAATGGTTTCCAGGGCGGCGCCGCCCTTGATCAGCAGGCCGCGCCGGGTGCCCGCGCTGATGGCGCTGGTGATGGCGGCCGGCACACTCAGGACCAGGGCACACGGGCAGCCGATCAGCAGCAGGCTGATGCCCTTGTACAGCCAGTCGTGCCAGACGCCGCCCAGCATCAGGGGCGGCACCGCCGCCACCAGCGCCGACACCAGCACCACGCCCGGGGTGTACCAGCGGCTGAAGCGGTCAATAAACCGCGCCGTGGGCGCCTTGCTGCTCTCGGCCGCCTCCACCAGATGGATGATGCGGGCAATGGTGTTGTCGGCGGCGGCCCGGTCCACCCGCAGGCGCAGGGTCCCGTCAGTGTTGATGCTCCCGGCATACACCGCGTCTCCGGGGCCTTTGGCCACAGGCACGCTTTCGCCTGTCACCGGGCTGTCATCAAGGCTGGAGGTGCCACTCAGAATGACGCCGTCGGCTGGCACGCGGCCACCGGGGTTGACCTGCACCGTCTGGCCCACCTGCACCTGCTCGGCGGCCACTTCCCGGGTGCCCTGGCCCTCGACCAGCAGGGCCGTTTTGGGGGTGAGCGCGGCCAGCGCCTGAATGCCGGCGCGCGCCCGCCCGGCCGCCACCCCTTCAAGCAGTTCGCCCACGGCAAAGAAGAACACCACGACTGCCCCCTCCGCCGCCTCCCCGATGGCCACGGCCCCGATGGCCGCCAGGCTCACCAGCAGGTTGATACTGAATGGATCGCCCAGGCGCAGGCTGGCAGCCGCTTTGCGGGCCAGCGGCCAGACCCCCAGCAGGGTGGCCGCCACATAACCGGCCGTGGCCAGGGCCGGCTCAAAGCGCCCGAACAGCCACGCCAGCAGCAGCAGGGTGCCGGACAGCACCACCAGCCGCCCCTGACCAGTGCGGTACCAGGGCGTGCCTGCGGGGGTTACGTGGTGGCCGTGGTCATGGCTGTGGCCATGGGGGTGGCCCGCATGGTCGCCCGCCGCGGCCGGGTGCGGGCCAGCCGACAGCAGCGCCGGCTGGTAGCCCAGGGAGCGCAGGTGGCCCTCCAGGGTGCGGCGCGGCGTCTGCGCCTCATTCAGCTGCAGCGACAGGGTCTGACGCGTGAAACTGGTGCTGACTTCGCCTGTGCCCGGTAGGCCGGCCACCATGCGCTCGACCTTCTGCACGCAACTGGCGCAGTCCATGCCCTCCACGAAGTAGGTCAGAGAAGGCGCGTTGTGCACAGAGGGATCGGCCACGCGGGGGGGCGTCATGGGTCCAGTATACCTGAGTAGGTGTTCAGATGTTGGAGGAAGAGGGGAGGGCCATCAAGGGGCCACATTGAGGAACGGCGGTCTGAAAGTGCCACTTATCCATGGTGCGGACAGTTTCAGCAGTCCACAGAGGAGAGCCTGATAAACACGCTGTTCTTCCCCTCCCCCTCGTGGAGGACTCGTAGAGCTGCGCAGAAGAGGCTGGGGCTTGAAAAGCTGCGCAGCAGAGGGGGGCGGCGAGTGGGGCGTGCCCGACGACCTTTCTTCCAAGGGCCATTTGCCACGCTTGAACACTGTCCGCACCAGTGCTCATACGGCCTGCCGTCCATTTCCGTCACATCCAGAAAAGAGCTGGCTGTTCCCTGCCTTCGGCGCTATCCCAGCCCAATGCCCGGAAATCCGTACCCTTTCCCTTCGGTGGGAAACATTCCATAACCCGTTACGGAATGTTTTGGAAGCCCTATTAGCCCGTGGTCAGCCGCGTGGCGAAGGCTTCGGCCTGGGCCTCGCTCATGCCCGCCACGATATCCAGCGCCAGCCGCACCGGGTGGCTGGCGTGGGTGCCGTCCAGGTGCCACGGCGGAAGAAATGCCCGCAGCTGCGCGTCCTTCACGCCGTCCGGGCCGTGTTGGACCGCCTGCAGCACCGCGCCGAACACCGTGCGCACCACCTGCGTGTGGGCTTCGCGCTGGGTGTGAATGCTCTGGTGGCTGATGACGTATTCCCAGATGATGCGTTTGAACAGATTGATCTCCAGCCGGGTGGCCTCGGGGACAACCAGCTGCGGGCCGCAGGGATCGTCCCAGTCCACACTGACCTGCAGAAAGCGGCCAATGCACCCACTGATGCGGGCGCGCAGGTTCAGCACGTCGGCGCGGCTGCCGTCAAAGCCAGGGGTGGGGTCAAAGGTGGCCAGGGTCTGGCGCAACTGCGCGCGCGTCTGCTGCTCGTCGGCCAGCACCAGGCCGCACACGATCTCGTCCCGGTGCTGGGTGAAGAACGCCTCGAAGGCCTGGGGATCACCGAGGTCGGCCAGCGGCAGCATCCCGGCTTTGTAGAAGTCCATCAAGTCGCTCATGCTGTAGGCGATGTCGTCGGCGTAGTCCATGAGCTGCGCTTCCAGGGAAGGCCCCAGGTGCTCGGCGCCTTCGCGCGCAAAGTGGAAGCTCGCGGCGTCGTCCCGGTAGGCCCCAAACTTCAGGTGGGCCTTGCTGGGCGGCTGGCCGCCCACCGGCGCCGGCGCCCGCAGGTTGGGGTATTTCAGGCTGGCCCGCAGCGTGCGCCGGGTGAGGTTCAGCCCCGGATAGGCGCCACTTTGCATGGCCAGACGGGTCACAATCCGGAACGACTGGGCGTTGCCCTCAAAGCCGTCCGGATCGCCCGCCGCACGCGCCAGCACGTCCAGCTCGTGTTCCCCCAGGTGCCCGAAGATGGGGTGGCCCAGGTCATGAATCAGGGCGGCGGTTTCCACCACGTCGGGGTCAATCTGGGCGGCGCGTTCAGGCTGGCCGAGCGCCAGGGCGCGCTCACGCAGGCGCTCGGCCATGCGGCGGCTGATCTGCGCCGTTTCCAGCGTGTGGGTCAGGCGGTTGTGAAAGGCGTGCCCCGCGCCGCTGAGCACCTGGGTCACCCCGGCCAGCCGCCGGAACTCTTCGGCATACAGCACCCGGTCCCGGTCCCGCTGCGCCGGGGACCGCTGGTCGCTGGGGTCGGGGCTGCCGTACTGCCGCTCGAAATCGTGGGTCTGCATGCTTGGGGGTCCTTTCTGGAAGGGCTGGGGTGGGCTGTGGCGACGGCGTAGTTTATGAACCAGCGGGCAGGGTGTCCGCCGCACTGAGGTACTCCACGCCCGTCATATCCACAAAACAGGCCACCAGGGTCACGGGTGCCTGCACGGCATGGAGGGTCAGCTGGGCGTGCAGGGCGCTGCCGGCCAGGGTTAGGGCCACGCGGTCGCCGGGGTGCAGCACAGCCGGAAACCCCCGGGTGCTCTGCACGCCGCCGGCCGGGTCCAGGGGCAGCTCCAGCGTGCGGCCATCCGGCAACTGCAGCCGGGCGCCGCGCAGCACCCGGATGTGCTCTTCAGACATGTTCATGGCGGTCAGGACAAGGGTCTGCCCGGCCGCGGTGAGGCTGCACCTGAGCAGCGCGCGGATGGCCATGACCCTACAGTAGCAGCGCCCCCACCCCCCAGGAACGGCGGTTGCCCGCGGGAATGGGGGGGTGGGGGCGGGGTGGCCTTCAGGAGTGGGCCAGAGGCGCGTCCAGCCGCTCGCGGGCGCGGTCAAGCACCGTGGCGGCGTCCTCACCGGGGCTCACGTCGGTCCAGTGGTCGGTGATCACGCCGTCGGGGGCCACCAGGAAGGTTTCCCGCCGTGGGCGCCGCACGTCTTCGCCGGGCCAGGGCTCGTCCAGCACCCCAAACGTCCCACTTAACGCCTGGGCGCGGTCATTGATCAGGGGGTAATCCAGCTTGCACAGGTCCCGAAAGCGCGCCTGCTCCTGGGTGGCGTCGCCGTTGATGCCCACAATGTCCACGCCCAGTGCCTGAAACTCACTCCACAGGGCCTGGTAGCGCCGGGCCTGCAACTGGCAATGGGTGGTGGCTGTTTTCGGAAAAAAGAACAGCACCTGCCAGCGGCCGGGCGCCGCCACATAAGGCCGCCCATTGTCCTGCGTGGCCTTCAGTTCCGGAACACGGTCACCAACGGAAAGGGTCATGGGCCCAGCCTAGCGGCCTGCGGTGGGCCGCACGGTTAGAGGGTCTGTAGAGCTTTCCTCAGAGTTTGGGGGCGTACGGGGCAGATGGGTTGAGCCGTGCTACGTCGCTCGCTGTTGATCTGCAGATCGACCAAGAGGTTTGGAACGGCTGCGTCGCAGAGCGGGGCAATGGGAGCGGCCAGGGGGGCGCCGCCCTGCACGGCGCTGGAGGGGGCAGGAGGAAGAGTTTAGGCCGTGCAGGGCGGAAACCGTTAGTGGTCTTCGGGATGTTTCTGCTGGCCTCCGCAAGTTGGATTCACTCGTGCTGCGCGGTGCTGCGTGGAGGTTGAGGCGCCACAATCTGCACCCACGGCGAACTGTCTCGGGGCAGAGGAGTGGTGGTGCAGAGCGGCAGTGCGCTTGTCCCTTTGGAGGATGGAAGCCCTTTTGTGTTCTTCCAGAGTTCTGGCAACTGGAGCCCGGTAGGTTGGTGGGCCGTGACGCACTGGAGGCCCTCCTGCCGCCGTTCTCCCCTCAGTGTGATCGGTGACGCGCTCCGGCTCTGCCACCACTTCGCGCTTGGCCAGCGAGACGTGCAGGAAAGGATTCCAGTTCATCAGTTGTTCCATAACTGATGGACCCGACCAGAGGGACTCACAGAGCTGCGCAGCAGAGAAGGAAAAGCGGGGACGGAGAGGCGTAGAGGCACCGCAGCGAAGCGGAGGGGCCGCAACGGATGATCCGGAAGCCGTATGAGGTGAAGTGCCCAGAACCAGCGGTAGGTCTTCCGGTCCGTCACAGCCCGCCAGCCTACCGAGCTCAAGTTGCCAGCACCGTTTCTTGGTGGCTCGGGGAGGGACAGATGCGGCGTGTTCCTGAAATGCAGGCGGGCTTTCGGCTGGGCCAGCGCGCACCCTCTCCAGGGGCGGCCCTGACATCCTGCAGCGGCCCCATGGGCGCTTCAAGGACCCTGCAGCCACTGAAGGGTCACGGCACACTGCGGCGAGCGCCACGGCCCGTTGCGCACCTGCACCACCCGGAACCCTTGCCCGTGGGCCACGAAGCGCATGCCCGCCTGCACATTCACACGCTGCGCCCCCTGGCGGCGGGCGTCCATCACACTCAGGCTGGCCCGCGGCGCCGAGGTGGGCGCCGACATGTACAGAATGGCGGCCGTGACGGTGACCTGGGACGGCAGGCGCAGGGTCTGCACCGCCCCGTTGCACGGCAGGGTCCAGGTGGATTGGGGTGCCGCGCCGCCTGTTGCTGTGACGCTCAGGCTGAGCGAGGTGACCCCGAGGGCCAGCACGCGGCGGGCCAAGGCCGCCCGCGACATGACGCTCGAGACACTGGCCCCCATCATTTGCTCCGGCTCGGCTCATCCAGACTCTGTTCGATCCTGGAGAACAGCTGCTGGAAGTCGCTCAGCGTCACACTGACCTTCTCGCCCCAGGGATTGAAGAGAATGACCATGGTCGTCTCCTTGCCCTTCACCGTCTGCTGCGTGGTGCCCAGCACCGCGTACGCATGACTCGAGACAATATTCTTATATTTCGAGGCGATGGCGTTCTGCTTCTCGGTCAGCTCGCCGGTACTGGCAATGGTCGGCTTTTCATCGGCTGCCTGCAGGTAGGTGAGCAGTTCCGCCTTCGGCACTTGTGGGAGCGACCCCTGCGTCATCATCGCAATGCCGAAGTAGTTCTCCATCACTTTCGTGGAGAAGCCACCCTGCCCCGCCGTGTCCGCGCCCCCCACCTCCTTGATGAAGGCCTTCTCGATGATCAGGGGCCAGAGGTCGTTGACTTTCACGGCGCCGACCGGATCCGGGCTGCCCTTGAGGAAGGCGAAGTTGTTCTGGATGGTCACGAACCGGTCCTTGCGCGGCACATCATTGATACTCGAATAGGTCTTGCCCACCACCGGCTTCTGTGAGCTGAAGCGGACCGTGATCGAGCCGTCCTTGTTCTGCGTGATCATCTGTTTGATCATCTCCGGGTTCGTTTTGGCCAGGGCGGCCATGCCGGCGAGCAGGTAACAGTTGCCCAGCGAGCCCTGCATGATGTCGCCCGGCGCGATACCCGACGACTCACCCGGCTTTTTCACGTACAGCTGGCCTGAGATCTTCTTGAACTGCAACGTGGGCGTGCCCGCTTGCAAGCTCTGCTGGACCCGTTCCGGTGCCAAGTGTTCTGGGGTGGGCAGCGTGGCCAGGTCTGTGAGCACCTCTGCGGAGGTTGCAGGGTGCGCGGACTGATCACGCCGCCGCGCCCGGAATGGCATGGTGCTGGCCGCACCGGCTGTGGGAGGTGCCGGGCGTGCCGGGGTCTTGCGCGCGGCAGCGGAGGGTTGCGGATGCGCAGGCCGCGCCGTGCCCGCAGTGGAGGCGGGTTTTTCTGAGGTGGGCGACTTCGCCACTGCTGTTGAACGTTTCTTCTGAGGATCAAACATGGTTCTCCACGTGAAAAGCAGCCGGTGCAGCCCGGGCGACCACTGGTCATCAGCATAGAAGGAAGGCCGACCGTCCGCCGCCTCAAGTGCTGGCAAGCCCCGCCGAATGGGCGGCGGGATTCTGGCACCAGAGTTTTTGCCGCGCCTCCATGCACTTCAGGTCTAGCCACGGGCCTTGTGGCGTCCCGCACCTCTCTGTTTGATGGGCGGCAGTCCAGTGGCCAGGCGGTTCTGGCCACTTCACCTCAGAGGGGCCGGAACCGCGCAGCAGGCGGCCCGATGCTCAACCCGGTCTGCTGCATCGCCTCTCGCCAGCGAAGACAGCGTCGTGCGCATCGACGGGGCTCTGGAGCCCGTGCTGCTCTCCACCGACTTCAGCGCACACCTCGTCCAAACACCACCGCGAAGCGGTGACGCAGCGCTTCGGTCAGCAGCGGAGCAAACAGAATGTTCCGCTGGCGCAGGGTTTCGTGGCTGACCTGGCTGCCGCGGTCGTGGAGCGGTTCCTGCACGTCTCGCTGGCCAAGCGCGAAGTGGTGGCAGAGCCGGAGCGCGTCACCGACCATGCTGAGGGGAGAACGGCGGCAGGAGGGCCTCCAGTGCGTCACGGCCCACCAGCCTACCGAGCTTCAGTTGCTTGAACCCTTCGCCCTTACCCCAGGGTGGCGGCCTGTTCCTCCCAGGGACCGCGGGTGCGGGGGCGGCTGCGGGCAGGGTACTTGCGGTGCTTGTCCCGGTACATGCGCCCGTCGGCCAGGGTCAGCAGGGTTTCGGGCGCGGCCGTTTCGGTGCTGCAGGCCACGCCCACGCTGGCGCCCACCAGCGGGAAACCCTGCTGGCGCACCTGGGCGGTGGCCGCCTCGATGGCGCGGTGCAGGGCGTCCACCCCGCGCCGGGTGCACAGCGCCACGTACTCGTCGCCGCCGATGCGGTACAGGCCGTGGGTGGCGGGCAGGTGCGTCTGCAGGCCCTGGGCAAACAGCTGCAGCACCTGATCGCCGGCCGCGTGGCCACGCTCGTCGTTGACCGTTTTCAGGCCGTCCACATCAATCAGGGCCAGGGCCAGGGTGCCGGGGTGGCGGGTCCAGGCGGCGCGCAGGGCTTCTTCAAAGGCGCGGCGGTTGCCCAGGCCCGTCAGGGGGTCGCGCCGGGCCGCGCTGCCCAGCTGACGCACCATCTGGTCGGCGCAGCCCAGCAGCCACGCCAGGGCAAAGCCCACCAGCAGCGCCACCAGCAAGAACCACACCATGCCCAGCCAGTCCAGGGGACTGCGGGGAAAGCCCAGGGCGGCGACCGCCGCGCCATACAGCACAAAGACGGCCACGCCCCGGACCGGAAACCACACCGCGCAAAACGCGCTGAGCAGGATCAGCACCGCGCCGTAGCCAGTCACGCCCGGCAGAAAGGTGGCGCCGAAGCCCGGCGCCTGCACAAACCACACCAGCCACAGCGGCATCACCAGCAAAAACAGGGCGCTGCCCCAGCCGCACCAGCGGTGATTCAGCAGCGCCGTGAGCCCCAGCAGCGCCAGAAAGGCGCCCGCCTGGGCGACGTTGGTGGCCGCCCCGCCCACCAGCCCCAGCAGCAGGGTGGCCAGCGGCAGGGCGGTCAGGAGCGGGCAGAGCGCCCGTTGAAGTTGGTGGCGCGGCGAGCGGGTGGGCAGCGACATGGTGGCCTCGAACAGCGCGGGAAGAGGGGAGGGATGGGCAGCTGAAACACAGCCCTGGCGCGGGGGCCCAGGCATGTGGGAGATGTTGATTGAGAAGAAGTTCCCCCACACAGCGGGCAAGGGCCCGGCGGCGTGACGGATAACCTGATGGCCCCAGTGTGGCGGCGCGCCCTGATAGCAAGGTGGTGGCTTGGCCAAGGCTGATTTTAGGAATGCGTCAGGTTGGCTGGGCCTTCGCGGGCCGCCACCCCAACGGAGGGTGACACTGCTGGGGCCAGGGGCAGGCCAGGCCGCTGCGCTGGGCTCGCACCGGGTCCAGGAAGTCACTCAACGCCACTTCGGTTGCTGATTTCGCCGGCCAGTCTTATCCCACAGTTCATGGCGAACAAGTGCGTTGTCACCGTGGCCGCAGCTTGCCCGCGGCGAGGGTTGCCGGTTGCGCCGACCCACCAGGCCGGCGCTGACCGTTTCAGGCCAAGCCTCGACAGCCATGCCAGTAGGCCAGCCGAGTAAAGCCGCTTGACTGCGAAGGGGCTCAGGCTGGCTGCAGCAGGGGCAGCGGGGCGCCGCGCAGGTCGCTGCGGGTCAGGCTCAGGTGCAGCTGCTGGTAGGCGGTGGGGTGCCACTCGAAATCGGTGGGGGGCAGCAGCTGGGGCTCGGGCATCTCGCCGTCCAGCACGGCGTCCAGCGCCTCGGCGCGCAGCAGCCACGCACTGATGAGCAGCAGGGACGGCAGCGTGTCCGGCCGCACCCCCTGGGCGCGCAGGGCCTCGTCACTCTGGGCCATCAGGCGCACCGTGCTGGCCGGTTCGTGGTGGCGCAGGGCGGCCAGGCGCACGGCCCCGTAAAACACGTAATGTTCCAACGGCAGGCCAAACGGCTGGCGCAGCAGTTCGTGAAACCACAGCACCCGGCCGTCGGGGTGCCGGGCACACAGCGGGGTCAGGTGTTCCACCTCGGTCTGCAGGGTCTGGCCCCGGGTCAGGGCAAACCCTGCGCGGTTCAGGGCCGTGTGCAGCCCCAGGTGCTCATCGGGGCTGAGGGTGGTGTGGGTCACCGTCTGGCGCAGCAGGTAGCGGTGGTCTGGCGTCAGCAGGTTAAAGCTCCCGCCCCGGCCAAAGGCGCGCGGCCCGTGAATCACAAAGGTCTCCTGGCCCGCTGGCCCGCTGAGGGTAAAGGTGTCCACGCGCCCCAGCGTGTCGGGGGCCACCTGGGAAGGCAGCGGGCCCGCCGGGGTGCTGAGGCGGTAGGGGCCGGGCTGAGCGCTCAGGTCATTGAGCAGATGTCGAAAGGGATTGTGGGGCATGCCGGGCGGCTCCTGGGGCAAGGCAGAGGTCAACGACAAGTCCCGGGGGCGACGAAAGAAAAAGGAGACCGTCATGGTGAGCGGAGCCTACAGAGCGGCGTCTTGCAAGGCTGTGGATGGCCCTTAGATTAACGTCTCTGGGCCCCGCTGTGAGCGCATCTGCCTGCCCGGCCCCCACAACAGCACACCCCATGCCGCGTGGCATGGGGCGGCAGGCGGGTTACCCTGGCAGCGCACAGAGGCCCGGCGGTCGCCTCAGTTGCCCTTCAGGCCGTGGCGCAGCACCTCGGCCAGCTGGCGGGTGACCTGCCCCTGCAGGGCGTCAAGTTCCTCGGTGGCCTGGCGCACGGCGGTGCGGTACTCATCGGCGTTGCGGGCCTGCGGGCCCTGCAGGGTGTGCACGGTGGCCTGCACCGTGAAGTGGGCGTCGGGCAGGGCGGCCAGATTGGCGCGGGCGCTGGCGTGGCGGGCACCCAGCAGCGCGCCCAGCATGCCGGCTTCCTCGCTGCGCTGCATCAGTTCGCGCTGAAAGGTGCGGTCCTTGATGCTGGTGATCACGTCCCAGGCGGCGTCGGACAGGGCGGCCTGCGGCGAGGCGGGGCGGGCCACCTCCACGAACAGGGTGTCGCCCGCGCGCCAGGTGCGGGTAAAGGCGCCTGCGCGGGCCGGGGACCACTCGGTTTCAAAGTCGCGGGCGTCCTCGATCAGCACGCGCAGGCGGGCCAGGGGCGCGTCGCCGGGCACGCGGTGGCCGTCGCCCAGCACGCCCCACAGGCTCAGGCCGCGTTCGTCGGCGGCGCCCATGCTCTCCAGCGCGCGCGCCAGGGCCGCTGGGCCTTCG contains:
- a CDS encoding heavy metal translocating P-type ATPase; the encoded protein is MTPPRVADPSVHNAPSLTYFVEGMDCASCVQKVERMVAGLPGTGEVSTSFTRQTLSLQLNEAQTPRRTLEGHLRSLGYQPALLSAGPHPAAAGDHAGHPHGHSHDHGHHVTPAGTPWYRTGQGRLVVLSGTLLLLAWLFGRFEPALATAGYVAATLLGVWPLARKAAASLRLGDPFSINLLVSLAAIGAVAIGEAAEGAVVVFFFAVGELLEGVAAGRARAGIQALAALTPKTALLVEGQGTREVAAEQVQVGQTVQVNPGGRVPADGVILSGTSSLDDSPVTGESVPVAKGPGDAVYAGSINTDGTLRLRVDRAAADNTIARIIHLVEAAESSKAPTARFIDRFSRWYTPGVVLVSALVAAVPPLMLGGVWHDWLYKGISLLLIGCPCALVLSVPAAITSAISAGTRRGLLIKGGAALETIGRVRTVAFDKTGTLTAGRPQVTDVVGLTVPREEVLRLAASVESGSSHPLARAITQAAQQAGLAPAPATAAQALPGRGAVATVEGRALGVVAPRHALSVGTLAPEVQRTVTALEEQGRTVTVLLDGATPLGLLAMRDEPRPDARAALAQLRALGLNTVMLTGDNARTAQAIAQDLGLSVQAELLPDDKLRQIAALRAQGGVAMVGDGINDAPALAQSDVGIAMGSGTDVALETADAALLQERVGGVAELVELSRATMTNIKLNLAFALGLKALFLITTLLGFTNLWMAILADTGATALVTANALRLLRWTPRGLSTSHLKVTQTKRAPVSSGRTPV
- a CDS encoding deoxyguanosinetriphosphate triphosphohydrolase family protein, whose product is MQTHDFERQYGSPDPSDQRSPAQRDRDRVLYAEEFRRLAGVTQVLSGAGHAFHNRLTHTLETAQISRRMAERLRERALALGQPERAAQIDPDVVETAALIHDLGHPIFGHLGEHELDVLARAAGDPDGFEGNAQSFRIVTRLAMQSGAYPGLNLTRRTLRASLKYPNLRAPAPVGGQPPSKAHLKFGAYRDDAASFHFAREGAEHLGPSLEAQLMDYADDIAYSMSDLMDFYKAGMLPLADLGDPQAFEAFFTQHRDEIVCGLVLADEQQTRAQLRQTLATFDPTPGFDGSRADVLNLRARISGCIGRFLQVSVDWDDPCGPQLVVPEATRLEINLFKRIIWEYVISHQSIHTQREAHTQVVRTVFGAVLQAVQHGPDGVKDAQLRAFLPPWHLDGTHASHPVRLALDIVAGMSEAQAEAFATRLTTG
- a CDS encoding peroxiredoxin; amino-acid sequence: MTLSVGDRVPELKATQDNGRPYVAAPGRWQVLFFFPKTATTHCQLQARRYQALWSEFQALGVDIVGINGDATQEQARFRDLCKLDYPLINDRAQALSGTFGVLDEPWPGEDVRRPRRETFLVAPDGVITDHWTDVSPGEDAATVLDRARERLDAPLAHS
- a CDS encoding C2 family cysteine protease produces the protein MFDPQKKRSTAVAKSPTSEKPASTAGTARPAHPQPSAAARKTPARPAPPTAGAASTMPFRARRRDQSAHPATSAEVLTDLATLPTPEHLAPERVQQSLQAGTPTLQFKKISGQLYVKKPGESSGIAPGDIMQGSLGNCYLLAGMAALAKTNPEMIKQMITQNKDGSITVRFSSQKPVVGKTYSSINDVPRKDRFVTIQNNFAFLKGSPDPVGAVKVNDLWPLIIEKAFIKEVGGADTAGQGGFSTKVMENYFGIAMMTQGSLPQVPKAELLTYLQAADEKPTIASTGELTEKQNAIASKYKNIVSSHAYAVLGTTQQTVKGKETTMVILFNPWGEKVSVTLSDFQQLFSRIEQSLDEPSRSK
- a CDS encoding GGDEF domain-containing protein, whose product is MPGPPRQGCVSAAHPSPLPALFEATMSLPTRSPRHQLQRALCPLLTALPLATLLLGLVGGAATNVAQAGAFLALLGLTALLNHRWCGWGSALFLLVMPLWLVWFVQAPGFGATFLPGVTGYGAVLILLSAFCAVWFPVRGVAVFVLYGAAVAALGFPRSPLDWLGMVWFLLVALLVGFALAWLLGCADQMVRQLGSAARRDPLTGLGNRRAFEEALRAAWTRHPGTLALALIDVDGLKTVNDERGHAAGDQVLQLFAQGLQTHLPATHGLYRIGGDEYVALCTRRGVDALHRAIEAATAQVRQQGFPLVGASVGVACSTETAAPETLLTLADGRMYRDKHRKYPARSRPRTRGPWEEQAATLG
- a CDS encoding DNA repair protein; the encoded protein is MARVKTKDERQTTSPFEAFDALMATAAVDSGVRALQGSGADPDTMNAALTGALTQALRRWGLGLHHLRFEARLAEGGQDIAILEGGRPVALVSEGPAALARALESMGAADERGLSLWGVLGDGHRVPGDAPLARLRVLIEDARDFETEWSPARAGAFTRTWRAGDTLFVEVARPASPQAALSDAAWDVITSIKDRTFQRELMQRSEEAGMLGALLGARHASARANLAALPDAHFTVQATVHTLQGPQARNADEYRTAVRQATEELDALQGQVTRQLAEVLRHGLKGN